From the Lactobacillus sp. PV034 genome, the window TAACCATGGTGAAGGTGGGATTTTTGCCCTCTATACCCTGGTCAGGAAACTTGCCAAATGGCTTGTTTTGCCTGCTTTACTAGGTGGAGCGGCAATTCTAGCTGACGGTACTTTAACACCTGCAGTTACCGTTACAACCGCAATTGAAGGATTAAAGGGGATTAAGTTCGGTAACAGCATCCCCGTTGATACCCAAAACATGGTAATCATCATTACCGTCATCATCTTATTGATCCTTTTTTCTATTCAAAGAATGGGTACTAGCTTCATTGGTAAAGCCTTTGGTCCAATCATGTTCATCTGGTTTACTTTCTTAGGTGGAATTGGCCTTTTGAATATGGCGAAAGATTGGTCAATTCTCCAAGCTATTAATCCATACTATGCAATTAAATTACTTGCTAGTCCATATAATAAAGAAGGAGTCTTCATCTTAGGTTCAGTCTTCTTGGCAACTACTGGTGCCGAAGCACTTTACTCAGATGTAGGTCACGTTGGTAAAAACAATATTATCGGATCTTGGCCATACGTATTTATTTGTTTAGCTCTTAATTACTTTGGTCAAGGTGTCTGGATTTTACAACACCCTACTTACCACACAACAGGTGACTTTAACCCCTTCTACGAAACCGTTCCTAATGATATTCGCTTATTAGCAATCGTCTTAGCAACTATTGCCGCTATTATTGCTTCTCAAGCCTTGATTACCGGTTCATTTACCTTAGTTGCCGAAGCAATCGGGATGAAGTTCTTACCAAGAATGAATATTATTTATCCCTCAAATGAAAAGGGACAAATTTATATCCCTTCTATCAACAAAATGATCTGTGTTGCAACCATTGCCATTGTGCTTCTCTTTAGAACTTCTGCCCATATGGAAGCAGCTTATGGTCTTTCAATTACAATTTCAATGTTGATGACTACGATCTTGCTCTTTGAGTGGCTTATCTTAAAGGGTGTTCACCTTATTTGGGATTGGATTTTCTTACTCTTCTTTGGTCTTTTAGACATCATCTTCATGGTAGCCAGCTTAAGTAAATTCTTCCACGGTGGATATGTCTCACTCGTAATTGCCGGCTTTATCTGCCTCATCATGTATATCTGGTACTACGGAAACAAAATCCGTGATAAACGTGAAGCACGTAACGCTTACGTGCGTTTAGATGATTACATTGACATGTTAACGCAATTAAGTCACGATGAGGATTATCCTACTTATGCTTCAAACCTTGTTTACATGGCCAAAGTTAAGTACAACAAATTCATCAAACGCGAAATTTTATACTCAATTTTAGATAAACGTCCTAAACGTGCCCAAGCTTACTGGTTCGTAACAGTTAACGTAACTAATGAACCTTACACTGCAGAATATGCTGTTAATACTTTTGGAACAAAAAATGTAATTAACGTGCAATTATTCTTAGGCTTCAAGCAGCAACAGCGAGTTAACGTCTACTTGCGTCAGATCGTCCATGATTTGATCGCTGACGGGACTATTGAAGCTCAGCCCCAAGAATACACTACTACACCTGGACGTGATGTAGGTGACTTCTCATTCGTTCTTGTAAATGACGTGATTAGTCCACAGACGCAATTACGTGGTTACGAAAAGGCATTAGTTGAAGCGAGAGTTTGGCTTCAAAACCTATCTTCTAACCCAGCTTCATGGTTTGGCTTAGATTACTCCGATACAGTGGTTGAACGTGTTCCATTAATTCTGGGAGACCAACGCCGCATTCATATTACGCACATTCCTAATGACAAATATGAAGTTGAAAAACGTAAACTTAAAACCAAGGGCGAATTAAGCAATTAGAGTAAATAGAAAAGCAAGTAACTAATTAGTTACTTGCTTTTTTGATAGTTAATTTCTATTCATCAATTCTCATGCTAGCTGGCCAGCCATCAATTGGTTGACGTCGATCTAATTTTTTAATTTCTGCTCTTTCTTCTGGAGTTAATTCAAAATCAAATATCTCAAAATTTTCTTTGATATGAGTAGGATTAGTAGATCTCGGAATCACCATAATATGCTCTTGATTTAAAAATCGCAATAAAGCTTGAACTCCATTTTTATGATATTTTTCACCAATTTGCTTTAAGACTGGATGTTTTAACAATACTGGAGCATTTTCCATCAAAGGAGAATATGATTCATGGACAATATCATTCTCTACCAAAAACTTATGC encodes:
- a CDS encoding KUP/HAK/KT family potassium transporter, which encodes MHKEKSKRISAAGLLIAIGIVYGDIGTSPLYVMKAIVAGNGGIGNVNRDFIVGSISLVLWTVTLLTTLQTVFIALKATNHGEGGIFALYTLVRKLAKWLVLPALLGGAAILADGTLTPAVTVTTAIEGLKGIKFGNSIPVDTQNMVIIITVIILLILFSIQRMGTSFIGKAFGPIMFIWFTFLGGIGLLNMAKDWSILQAINPYYAIKLLASPYNKEGVFILGSVFLATTGAEALYSDVGHVGKNNIIGSWPYVFICLALNYFGQGVWILQHPTYHTTGDFNPFYETVPNDIRLLAIVLATIAAIIASQALITGSFTLVAEAIGMKFLPRMNIIYPSNEKGQIYIPSINKMICVATIAIVLLFRTSAHMEAAYGLSITISMLMTTILLFEWLILKGVHLIWDWIFLLFFGLLDIIFMVASLSKFFHGGYVSLVIAGFICLIMYIWYYGNKIRDKREARNAYVRLDDYIDMLTQLSHDEDYPTYASNLVYMAKVKYNKFIKREILYSILDKRPKRAQAYWFVTVNVTNEPYTAEYAVNTFGTKNVINVQLFLGFKQQQRVNVYLRQIVHDLIADGTIEAQPQEYTTTPGRDVGDFSFVLVNDVISPQTQLRGYEKALVEARVWLQNLSSNPASWFGLDYSDTVVERVPLILGDQRRIHITHIPNDKYEVEKRKLKTKGELSN